One window of Magallana gigas chromosome 2, xbMagGiga1.1, whole genome shotgun sequence genomic DNA carries:
- the LOC105328034 gene encoding uncharacterized protein: MAEGVVLRSSFGRNIKAPRHGSSGKGFGLGTNDIKPAGLEEHSRTNIDKLLNKMGQHVEQSMIMMANMEYTELMNLEKKLKQLDYKTFQKTSELKPRPNTKVDDLWGPQLFHIIQKSRDTQLWSLADDALRELNALQRSAKAYDDLNKSNPDGTPREKKLQQNFSGSFLVRRNSNQGQNHRPPPKGGPMRAMHPVEEVTTKPLHHGNKATATKPDFSKSFIKGSIIDSPFNRSITPSNRPPSAQRSKNVQRGSGGAIYLSKEEHDRLQRKVKQQEMQIEELTTRLSSFASKQLLAGNPNMADLSDKNRPTKIGEKFGLLFDEEWSEAFESFNEKLRFPEEECLRVLSKILRLAFDFCKTTSESQLQDLTSSMKMHILHPVSYPNKSPNNSLTSSIGSINLRLSESEGKALQSLCHRHSKEFRKAAGLKSVPDLQEIFKAQDLRKNFQLEPRQLPKPILEYVDACIEITWLMCIQDPPMVITWASERETINTNYYKCYKTSGNTVKICVWPLLLLHNKGPIVSKGYILPNER, from the exons ATGGCTGAAG GGGTCGTGTTGAGGTCTTCCTTTGGTCGTAACATTAAAGCACCAAGACATGGTTCCTCTGGAAAGGGGTTCGGACTCGGAACAAATGACATCAAACCCGCAGGACTAGAGGAACACAGCAGGACCAATATTGACAAACTACTGAACAAAATGGGCCAGCACGTGGAACAGAGTATGATTATGATGGCAAATATGGAATACACAGAACTGATGAACTTGGAGAAGAAACTTAAGCAGCTAGACTATAAGACG TTTCAGAAAACATCGGAACTAAAACCAAGACCGAACACCAAAGTAGACGATCTCTGGGGACCACAGctttttcatatcatacaaaaaTCAAGGGACACACAGTTATGGAGCCTTGCCGATGACGCCTTAAGAGAATTAAACGCTTTACAGCGGTCAGCAAAAGCGTACGATGACCTAAATAAATCGAAT CCCGATGGCACGCCacgtgaaaaaaaattgcagcaAAACTTTAGTGGTTCTTTCCTCGTTAGACGCAATTCCAACCAAGGCCAAAATCACCGACCTCCCCCAAAAGGAGGTCCAATGAGAGCAATGCACCCTGTTGAGGAGGTGACGACTAAACCCCTGCATCATGGGAATAAAGCCACGGCAACAAAGCCAGACTTCAGTAAGAGTTTCATCAAAGGTTCCATCATAGACAGTCCCTTTAATAGAAGTATAACACCATCCAACCGACCGCCGTCTGCGCAAAGATCTAAAAATGTGCAGCGCGGATCCGGAGGCGCCATTTATTTATCGAAAGAGGAACATGATCGTCTGCAGCGGAAAGTCAAACAGCAGGAGATGCAAATTGAAGAGCTCACAACGAG ATTAAGTAGCTTTGCCAGCAAACAGCTGCTAGCCGGAAACCCGAACATGGCTGACCTGAGCGACAAAAACCGGCCTACAAAGATCGGGGAGAAATTTGGTCTGTTATTCGATGAGGAATGGTCCGAAGCATTCGAATCTTTCAACGAAAAGCTCCGGTTTCCGGAGGAAGAATGCCTGCGAGTTCTGTCTAAAATACTTAGG TTAGCCTTTGATTTCTGTAAGACAACGTCGGAGAGTCAGCTACAAGACTTGACATCATCAATGAAGATGCACATACTGCACCCGGTCTCCTACCCAAACAAGTCACCAAACAATTCG TTGACATCATCGATTGGTTCAATCAATTTAAGACTAAGTGAGAGCGAAGGAAAGGCGCTGCAATCCTTGTGTCACAGGCATTCCAAGGAGTTCAGAAAGGCCGCGGGGCTCAAATCAGTTCCAGACTTACAGGAG ATTTTTAAAGCGCaagatttaagaaaaaactTTCAACTTGAGCCGAGGCAGTTGCCAAAACCAATACTGGAATATGTTGATGCTTGTATTGAGATCACGTGGTTAATGTGCATACAAGATCCGCCCATGGTGATCACATGGGCATCAGAAAGGGAGACAATTAATACCAACTATTACAAATGTTACAAAACCAGCGGTAACACTGTGAAAATTTGCGTCTGGCCGTTGCTGCTATTACATAACAAGGGACCAATAGTGAGCAAAGGGTATATTCTGCCAAATGAACGTTAA